A region of the Muricauda sp. MAR_2010_75 genome:
GGCCAACAAGACGATTTGGAATTATATCAGTTAAAAAAAGCCCGGCTTTCGCCGGGCTTTTATTTCTTTAGTTAATATCTTTTTCTTCCTCCAACTGAGTGATATAGGCCGCAATGGCATCTTTATTTGGTTGATCGGGAGCTCTACTTGCTGCTATCTTGAGGTGTTTTAGAGCCGTTTTATAATTACCAACTGCTGAATATCCTCTGGCCAATCCAAAATCAACGGGCCACGTACCCTTGTGTTCTTTGGCATTCCATTTAAAAACTTCAAGTGCATCGTCCTTTTTGCCTTGGGCAATTAATTGACGACCATATGAATGTATTTCAAATACAGTACCCAATGGCATGGCTTCATCCATAATTGCTTTCGCCTCAGCAGTTTTGCCCTGTCGCTCTAAAATCTGTGCCTTTAAGCTCAGATTATTGAAGTTCTTCTGACTAAAAAACTGTCCTTCAATGGCACCATTCACCCATCCTAAGGCTTCATCCAGATTACCTCCATTGTTCAAGGCGTACCCTGCTGCTTGTTCCCAAGTTTGGCGGTTAAATCCTGGGGAAGTTTGTAGTTGTTGACGGATTTCAGCCATTACATTCGCAGTGACATCGGTTTCAATGGTAAATGGAATCTGCTTTTTCTCCCATTTCAAAGATGCCACAGCTGAATTTGCCCCTACTTCATCAAATGAATAGGTCAACAGTTCGGTATGAGGAATTTCGTTGGTCGTCACATCCACCCGAAGCGCATCTTCCGATGGGTCATAAAAATAACTGCCCCACGCTCCATGATTTTTGGAAAAAATCACTGTTGCCGTGTTGTCTTCGTTGACAATCATGTGCAATCCGTATTTTCCGGCGGGTAGGGCTTTTCCGCCAATGGTAAGGTCGTGTGTGGTCTTGAAAACCGTGTTTTCATTGGCCCCAGCTCTCCATGGAGACTCTGTGGCCGTTCCAAATCCAAAATTGTTCATACCATAAGGCACCAAAGCGCCCCAGATTTCCCTTTCGTTTACACTTGGCCTTGAATAAATGATGCTAACATCGGTGTTACCGATACGTTGGGACACACTTGCCGCTTGGCTACCTCGTGGTAAAAAGTCCAATTGTGCTGTTGCAGTAGCTGATATAAAAAGAACTGCGGTTAGAATTGTGGCCGAAATGGCCGAGTAGAATTTTTTCATTGTAAGTTGTTTGATTTAATTAATGAATATGTTATTGAGTAGAATTTCCCTAAAGTATGGAGGTTGTTGTTCTGGCAACGTTACAGCTATGTTAAAAAATATCAGACTTTGTTAAAAAACAACATACCACATTAAATTTCAATAGCTTACCTTATATTTTTAAGTGATGTATCCAAACCAAAGTGATATTTGAAAATGTGGGGCGAACATTTGTTAGCATTCCGTGAATTTCATGAAAATCGTGGTTGAACATCGTAATTTTACAGACAACAAGAAGACAGGTTTTAAATCAAATTTTAACTTTGTTTGCTTACAAATTATTGAATCTGACAATGAGTAAAACACTATTTGACAAAGTATGGGATTCCCATGTGGTGAAGCATATTGAAAACGGTCCGGATGTACTGTTTATAGACCGACATTTGGTGCATGAAGTAACGAGTCCCGTAGCTTTCTTGGGATTGAAGAACAGGGGCATTAAAGTGCTATATCCTGAACGTACCTTTGCAACTGCCGATCACAATACACCAACTCGAAATCAACATTTACCTGTTAAGGATCCTTTGTCCGCAAATCAGTTAAAGGCATTGGAAGAAAACGCCAACGCCCATGGCATACCCTATTGGGGGCTTGGACATAAGAAAAATGGAATCGTACACGTAATTGGCCCAGAAAACGGAATTACCGTTCCCGGAGCCACTATTGTATGTGGAGATTCCCACACATCAACCCATGGAGCCTTTGGTGCCATTGCCTTCGGAATTGGAACCAGCGAGGTTGAAATGGTGCTTTCCACCCAATGTATCATGCAACCCAAGCCCAAACGGATGCGCATCAATATTAATGGCTCATTGAATAAAGCGGTTACTCCTAAAGATGTAGCGTTGTTCATCATTTCACAGTTGACCACCTCTGGAGCCACCGGATATTTTGTGGAATATGCCGGGGATGTGTTTACCAGCATGTCCATGGAAGGTCGTATGACGGTTTGCAACCTGAGTATAGAAATGGGTGCCCGTGGCGGGATGATCGCTCCGGATGAAACTACATTTGAATATATCAAAGGACGCGAGTACACCCCAAAAGGCAAGGATTGGGACACCGCAATGGAATACTGGGAAAGACTGTATTCCGATGACGATGCTGTTTTTGACAAAGAATTGACTTTTGATGCGAACGAGATTGAACCGATGATTACCTTCGGAACGAATCCTGGAATGGGAATGGGAATAAGCAATAACATTCCCTTGGCTGAAACCATTGATGGTGCTGTCGCCACCTTTAAAAAATCCTTGGAGTACATGGATTACAATGAGGGCGAAGCAATGATTGGTAAACCTATCGACTTTGTGTTCCTGGGAAGCTGCACCAATGGTAGGATTGAGGATTTCAGAGCTTTTGCATCCATCGTAAAAGGTAGAAAAAAGGCTGATGATGTGACTGCATGGTTGGTGCCTGGTTCCCATAAAGTGGAAGAGGCCATTAGGGAAGAAGGCATTCTGGATATTTTGGAAGAAGCGGGTTTTGAACTTCGTGAACCAGGATGTTCTGCTTGTTTGGCCATGAACGATGATAAGATTCCCGCTGGAAAATATGCTGTGAGTACCTCAAACCGAAACTTTGAGGGAAGACAAGGTCCCGGAGCGCGTACACTGTTGGCAAGTCCACTGGTGGCCGCTGCTGCTGCTGTTACTGGAAAAGTGACCGACCCAAGGGAACTCATGCAAGAAGAACTTCAAGAAGCATAATAACATTCAGGAAACAATAACTTATAACTGTCAACTGAAAACTTAGAACTATACATGGCTTACGATAAATTCAACATACTAAAAAGCACTGCGGTGCCCATGCCCATTGAAAATGTGGATACCGACCAAATCATTCCAGCGCGATTTCTAAAAGCGACGGAGCGCAAAGGCTTCGGTGATAACCTTTTCCGCGATTGGAGATACAATTCCGACGGAACCCCAAAAGAGAACTTTGTACTGAACAATCCCATTTACAGCGGAAAAATTCTGGTGGGCGGTAAAAACTTTGGTTCCGGTTCTTCCAGAGAGCATGCTGCCTGGGCGGTTTATGATTACGGTTTTAGATGTGTGGTTTCCAGTTTCTTTGCTGATATTTTCCGAGGAAACTGCCTAAATATTGGGGTTCTTCCGGTACAGGTAAGTCCAGCGTTCTTGGACAAAATCTTCACTGCCATTGAAGCTGACCCAAATACCGAATTGGAAGTCAATCTGCCTGAGCAGAAAATCACCATTTTGGCAACCGGGGAAAGTGAAAGCTTTGAAATCAACGATTACAAAAAACAAAACATGCTCAATGGTTTTGATGATATCGATTACCTATTGAACATAAAAAAAGGCATTGAAGAGTTTGCTGAAAACACCCCGCTCTAATTAAGGCTTTTAGAACACCACATCGAAAATGAAAGCACGCACCATTGAAATCATGGACACCACCCTGCGGGATGGTGAACAAACTTCTGGGGTTTCCTTCTCCGCTTCTGAAAAACTCACTTTGGCAAAATTGCTATTGGAAGAGCTGAAAGTGGACCGCATTGAAGTAGCCTCTGCACGAGTTTCGGAAGGCGAACTGAAAGCTGTTCAGAATATAACGGAATGGGCAGCTTCTGAAGGATACCTTTCAAAAGTAGAAGTACTGACTTTTGTGGACAATGGAGTTTCCTTGAAGTGGATGCAGGAAGCGGGTGCCAAGGTCCAAAATCTGTTGACCAAAGGGTCTTTGAACCATTTGACCCATCAGCTGAAGAAAACACCAGAGCAACATTTCAACGAAATTGCAACGGTCATTTCCAAAGGACAGGAGTTGGGCATCGAGACCAATGTATATTTGGAAGATTGGAGCAACGGAATGCGCAATTCCGAGGACTATGTTTTCCAATTTTTGGATTTTTTGACCTCCCAACCTATTAAGCGGATTTTATTGCCAGACACCCTTGGAGTTTTGACCCATTTTGAAACGGGTGAGTTTATCAAAAAAATTATTGAGCGCTATCCAGATACCCATTTTGATTTTCATGGGCATAACGATTACGACCTGAGCGTCGCCAATGTCATGGAAGCCGTAAAGGCGGGTTGTCATGGTTTGCACCTTACCGTAAATGGTATGGGCGAACGTGCAGGCAACGCTCCTTTGGCCAGTGTGGTGGCCGTCATCAACGATTTTTTGCCCGAAATCAACATCGGCGTCAAAGAATCTTCACTTTATAAAGTGAGTAAATTGGTATCTGCCTTTACCGGTTTCAACATCCCTGACAACAAACCCATTGTTGGTGATAATGTATTTACACAAACTGCTGGTATACATGCAGATGGGGATAGTAAAAAGAATCTTTACTTTAACGACTTGTTACCGGAAAGATTCGGTAGGAAGCGTAAATATGCACTAGGAAAAACATCTGGAAAAGCCAACATCCAAAAGAACCTGCAAGAATTGGGGTTGACCTTGAATGATGATGAGCTCAAAAAAGTCACTGAGCGAATCATCGAATTGGGCGACAAAAAGGAACGGGTCACCAAGGAGGATTTGCCCTATATCATTTCGGATGTGTTGGATAGCAATCTGCATCAGCAAAAGGTGTTTGTAAAGTCATACGTGCTTACCCACTCCAAAGGATTAAAACCCTCCACTACCCTTTCCATTGAGATTGATGGGAAGACCTATGAGGAAAACGCCCAAGGGGACGGACAGTTCGACGCCTTCATCAACGCGCTGAAGAAAGTGTACAAAAAAGAGAATCGGGAACTGCCCAAATTGGTGGATTATGCTGTGCGAATCCCTCCAGGAAGTAATTCGGACGCCCTTTGTGAGACCATAATCACCTGGCAGACCAAGGAAAAGGATTTTACTACCCGCGGACTGGACTCGGACCAAACGGTATCTGCCATTAAGGCGACAGAAAAAATGCTTAACCTTGTTTAAATCGATAAAACTAGTAACCAGAAACAAATAACGAACAACCTGAATACATGAAATTGAACATAGCCCTTTTGGCCGGGGATGGAATCGGCCCGGAAGTGATAGATCAAGCTGTAAAAGTATCCGATGCCGTTGCCGAAAAATTCGGACATGAAATATCATGGACACCTGCTTTGACCGGTGCCGCCGCCATTGATGCCGTGGGAGAACCATATCCAGATGAAACCCATGAAATCTGTGTAGCTGCCGATGCCGTGCTGTTCGGAGCTATTGGCCATCCTCGTTTTGACAATGACCCGTCCGCTAAGGTCCGACCAGAACAAGGCTTATTGAAAATGCGTCAAAAATTGGGACTTTTTGCCAATGTACGTCCAACTTTCACCTTCCCTTCCTTGATTGACAAGTCACCTTTGAAAAAGGAGCGCATTGAAGGAACCGATTTGGTTTTCTTGCGAGAACTTACTGGAGGCATTTATTTTGGAAAACGAGGTCGTGAGGACAACGACAATACCGCTTACGACACCTGTACCTATACACGTGCCGAAGTGGAGCGTTTGGCCCGCAAAGGCTTTGAAATGGCCTTACAGCGTTCCAAAAAGCTTTGTTGCGTGGACAAGGCCAATGTTTTGGAAACTTCCCGTCTATGGCGCGAAACCGTCCAGAAATTGGAAAAGGAGTATCCTGAGGTGGAAGTTTCCTATGAATTCGTGGATGCTGTTGCCATGCGCTTGGTGCAATGGCCAAATTCGTATGATGTTTTGATCACGGAAAACCTTTTTGGAGATATTTTGACCGATGAAGCCTCGGTAATCTCAGGTTCTATGGGATTGATGCCATCCGCATCTTTGGGCGAGAAAACATCCCTGTTTGAGCCTATACACGGTTCCTACCCGCAAGCTTCAGGAAAGGACATTGCCAATCCATTGGCTACTGTTTTGTCTGCTGCCATGATGTTTGAAACTGCTTTTGGATTGCAGGATGAGGCAGATGCCATTCGTACCGTGGTCAATAAATCGTTGGCCGAGGGCGTTGTGACGGAAGACCTTGCCGAAGGAGGCAAAGCCTACAAAACCAGTGAAGTTGGTGATTGGCTGGCATCGAATATCTAATTAAAATAACCAATTGAAATACTGAAGCCCCATTATGGGGCTTTTTTTATACTAGTATTTTATTTTTTCGCAATTCGCCAGGTGATTGGTCAATGCATATTGTTCATTTATAATTGTCTATCCGTCAACTCAAATAAAGCATCCCTCAAATAACAGGCATTCACCCATAATCCATCAGTTACTTTTGGTGTTGGGTATTCAAAAACAACCTGTTATGAAAAAAATTATACTCGCTATTTTATTCATCACGTCTTTACTGGCCATAGGACAAAAAAAGATAAAAACCAAAACAAACCCTGTTGGATGGTCCTACACCATTGCTCCGCTCATCAATTTACCCGATGAAACAAAAACCTATTCCATAGCTGTTGAAACGGACTTGGACCCGATGGATTTTTGGGATGAACTCAATTGGAATATGCAGGTATCAGAAAAAAATTCAGAAAAACGCCAGTTACTGTACCAGCAGGCGGTACAAGACACGCTAAACAAATGGACCGAAAATTATCTGGAACTGAGTGGCTCCACCTTTAATCGAACCAACTCTTCTCCAGACTTCATCATAACACTTGTTACCGATACTTTTACCATGGATAGTATTCCGGAAATAATGGATTATTCCGACTCAGATGCTGTTTTGGGGGAAATCAATGTGTCTGCGACGCTCACCGTTCGGACTTCACAAGGTGAAACTATACTTGAGGAAAATATCCCATTTTATATTGATGACCCGGAAGGACCAACCTCCACGCTACAACTT
Encoded here:
- a CDS encoding DUF2911 domain-containing protein, which gives rise to MKKFYSAISATILTAVLFISATATAQLDFLPRGSQAASVSQRIGNTDVSIIYSRPSVNEREIWGALVPYGMNNFGFGTATESPWRAGANENTVFKTTHDLTIGGKALPAGKYGLHMIVNEDNTATVIFSKNHGAWGSYFYDPSEDALRVDVTTNEIPHTELLTYSFDEVGANSAVASLKWEKKQIPFTIETDVTANVMAEIRQQLQTSPGFNRQTWEQAAGYALNNGGNLDEALGWVNGAIEGQFFSQKNFNNLSLKAQILERQGKTAEAKAIMDEAMPLGTVFEIHSYGRQLIAQGKKDDALEVFKWNAKEHKGTWPVDFGLARGYSAVGNYKTALKHLKIAASRAPDQPNKDAIAAYITQLEEEKDIN
- the leuC gene encoding 3-isopropylmalate dehydratase large subunit, producing MSKTLFDKVWDSHVVKHIENGPDVLFIDRHLVHEVTSPVAFLGLKNRGIKVLYPERTFATADHNTPTRNQHLPVKDPLSANQLKALEENANAHGIPYWGLGHKKNGIVHVIGPENGITVPGATIVCGDSHTSTHGAFGAIAFGIGTSEVEMVLSTQCIMQPKPKRMRININGSLNKAVTPKDVALFIISQLTTSGATGYFVEYAGDVFTSMSMEGRMTVCNLSIEMGARGGMIAPDETTFEYIKGREYTPKGKDWDTAMEYWERLYSDDDAVFDKELTFDANEIEPMITFGTNPGMGMGISNNIPLAETIDGAVATFKKSLEYMDYNEGEAMIGKPIDFVFLGSCTNGRIEDFRAFASIVKGRKKADDVTAWLVPGSHKVEEAIREEGILDILEEAGFELREPGCSACLAMNDDKIPAGKYAVSTSNRNFEGRQGPGARTLLASPLVAAAAAVTGKVTDPRELMQEELQEA
- the leuD gene encoding 3-isopropylmalate dehydratase small subunit, yielding MAYDKFNILKSTAVPMPIENVDTDQIIPARFLKATERKGFGDNLFRDWRYNSDGTPKENFVLNNPIYSGKILVGGKNFGSGSSREHAAWAVYDYGFRCVVSSFFADIFRGNCLNIGVLPVQVSPAFLDKIFTAIEADPNTELEVNLPEQKITILATGESESFEINDYKKQNMLNGFDDIDYLLNIKKGIEEFAENTPL
- a CDS encoding alpha-isopropylmalate synthase regulatory domain-containing protein, giving the protein MKARTIEIMDTTLRDGEQTSGVSFSASEKLTLAKLLLEELKVDRIEVASARVSEGELKAVQNITEWAASEGYLSKVEVLTFVDNGVSLKWMQEAGAKVQNLLTKGSLNHLTHQLKKTPEQHFNEIATVISKGQELGIETNVYLEDWSNGMRNSEDYVFQFLDFLTSQPIKRILLPDTLGVLTHFETGEFIKKIIERYPDTHFDFHGHNDYDLSVANVMEAVKAGCHGLHLTVNGMGERAGNAPLASVVAVINDFLPEINIGVKESSLYKVSKLVSAFTGFNIPDNKPIVGDNVFTQTAGIHADGDSKKNLYFNDLLPERFGRKRKYALGKTSGKANIQKNLQELGLTLNDDELKKVTERIIELGDKKERVTKEDLPYIISDVLDSNLHQQKVFVKSYVLTHSKGLKPSTTLSIEIDGKTYEENAQGDGQFDAFINALKKVYKKENRELPKLVDYAVRIPPGSNSDALCETIITWQTKEKDFTTRGLDSDQTVSAIKATEKMLNLV
- the leuB gene encoding 3-isopropylmalate dehydrogenase; the protein is MKLNIALLAGDGIGPEVIDQAVKVSDAVAEKFGHEISWTPALTGAAAIDAVGEPYPDETHEICVAADAVLFGAIGHPRFDNDPSAKVRPEQGLLKMRQKLGLFANVRPTFTFPSLIDKSPLKKERIEGTDLVFLRELTGGIYFGKRGREDNDNTAYDTCTYTRAEVERLARKGFEMALQRSKKLCCVDKANVLETSRLWRETVQKLEKEYPEVEVSYEFVDAVAMRLVQWPNSYDVLITENLFGDILTDEASVISGSMGLMPSASLGEKTSLFEPIHGSYPQASGKDIANPLATVLSAAMMFETAFGLQDEADAIRTVVNKSLAEGVVTEDLAEGGKAYKTSEVGDWLASNI